The following proteins are encoded in a genomic region of Bubalus kerabau isolate K-KA32 ecotype Philippines breed swamp buffalo chromosome 15, PCC_UOA_SB_1v2, whole genome shotgun sequence:
- the USP2 gene encoding ubiquitin carboxyl-terminal hydrolase 2 isoform X4 — protein MAQNSKSAQGLAGLRNLGNTCFMNSILQCLSNTRELRDYCLQRLYLRDLSHSSRAHTALMEEFAKLIQTIWTSSPNDVVSPSEFKTQIQRYAPRFVGYNQQDAQEFLRFLLDGLHNEVNRVTARPKSNTENLDHLPDDEKGRQMWRKYLEREDSRIGDLFVGQLKSSLTCTDCGYCSTVFDPFWDLSLPITKRGYPEVTLMDCMRLFTKEDVLDGDEKPTCCRCRARKRCIKKFSIQRFPKILVLHLKRFSESRIRTSKLTAFVNFPLRDLDLREFASENTNHAVYNLYAVSNHSGTTMGGHYTAYCRSPVTGEWHTFNDSSVSPMSSSQVRTSDAYLLFYELASPPSRM, from the exons ATGGCACAG AATTCTAAGAGCGCCCAGGGTCTGGCTGGTCTTCGAAACCTTGGGAACACG TGCTTCATGAACTCCATCCTACAGTGCCTGAGCAACACACGGGAGCTGAGAGACTACTGCCTGCAGCGGCTCTACCTGCGGGACCTCAGCCACAGCAGCCGTGCTCACACGGCCCTCATGGAAG AGTTTGCAAAACTAATCCAGACCATATGGACCTCATCCCCCAATGACGTGGTGAGCCCCTCTGAGTTCAAAACCCAGATCCAGAGATACGCACCGCGCTTCGTCGGCTATAA TCAGCAGGATGCTCAGGAGTTTCTTCGCTTCCTTCTGGATGGGCTGCACAATGAGGTGAACCGGGTCACAGCGAGGCCCAAGTCCAACACTGAAAACCTCGACCATCTGCC TGATGATGAGAAAGGGCGCCAGATGTGGAGAAAGTATCTAGAACGGGAAGACAGTCGGATCGGGG ATCTCTTTGTTGGGCAGCTGAAGAGCTCCCTGACGTGCACTGATTGTGGCTACTGTTCTACGGTCTTTGATCCCTTCTGGGACCTCTCTCTGCCCATTACTAAG cGAGGTTATCCTGAGGTGACGTTAATGGACTGCATGAGGCTCTTCACCAAAGAGGACGTGCTTGATGGCGATGAAAAGCCG ACGTGCTGTCGCTGCCGAGCCAGAAAACGGTGTATAAAGAAGTTCTCCATCCAGAGGTTCCCAAAGATCTTGGTGCTCC ATCTGAAGCGGTTCTCAGAATCCAGGATACGAACCAGCAAGCTCACAGCATTTGTGAATTTCCCACTAAGAGACCTGGACTTGAGGGAATTTGCCTCAGAAAACACCA aCCACGCTGTTTACAACCTGTACGCCGTGTCCAATCACTCCGGAACCACCATGGGCGGCCATTACACAGCCTACTGCCGGAGCCCGGTGACAGGCGAGTGGCACACGTTCAACGACTCCAG CGTCTCCCCCATGTCCTCCAGCCAAGTGCGTACCAGCGACGCCTACCTGCTCTTCTACGAGTTGGCCAGTCCGCCCTCCCGCATGTAG
- the USP2 gene encoding ubiquitin carboxyl-terminal hydrolase 2 isoform X2 has protein sequence MRTSYTVTLPEEPPAAPFPALAKELRPRSPLSPSLLLSTFVGLLLNKAKNSKSAQGLAGLRNLGNTCFMNSILQCLSNTRELRDYCLQRLYLRDLSHSSRAHTALMEEFAKLIQTIWTSSPNDVVSPSEFKTQIQRYAPRFVGYNQQDAQEFLRFLLDGLHNEVNRVTARPKSNTENLDHLPDDEKGRQMWRKYLEREDSRIGDLFVGQLKSSLTCTDCGYCSTVFDPFWDLSLPITKRGYPEVTLMDCMRLFTKEDVLDGDEKPTCCRCRARKRCIKKFSIQRFPKILVLHLKRFSESRIRTSKLTAFVNFPLRDLDLREFASENTNHAVYNLYAVSNHSGTTMGGHYTAYCRSPVTGEWHTFNDSSVSPMSSSQVRTSDAYLLFYELASPPSRM, from the exons ATGCGCACCTCGTACACCGTGACCCTGCCCGAGGagccccccgccgccccctttCCCGCCCTCGCCAAGGAGCTGCGGCCGCgctcccctctctccccttccctgctgctctccaccttCGTGGGGCTCCTGCTCAACAAAGCCAAG AATTCTAAGAGCGCCCAGGGTCTGGCTGGTCTTCGAAACCTTGGGAACACG TGCTTCATGAACTCCATCCTACAGTGCCTGAGCAACACACGGGAGCTGAGAGACTACTGCCTGCAGCGGCTCTACCTGCGGGACCTCAGCCACAGCAGCCGTGCTCACACGGCCCTCATGGAAG AGTTTGCAAAACTAATCCAGACCATATGGACCTCATCCCCCAATGACGTGGTGAGCCCCTCTGAGTTCAAAACCCAGATCCAGAGATACGCACCGCGCTTCGTCGGCTATAA TCAGCAGGATGCTCAGGAGTTTCTTCGCTTCCTTCTGGATGGGCTGCACAATGAGGTGAACCGGGTCACAGCGAGGCCCAAGTCCAACACTGAAAACCTCGACCATCTGCC TGATGATGAGAAAGGGCGCCAGATGTGGAGAAAGTATCTAGAACGGGAAGACAGTCGGATCGGGG ATCTCTTTGTTGGGCAGCTGAAGAGCTCCCTGACGTGCACTGATTGTGGCTACTGTTCTACGGTCTTTGATCCCTTCTGGGACCTCTCTCTGCCCATTACTAAG cGAGGTTATCCTGAGGTGACGTTAATGGACTGCATGAGGCTCTTCACCAAAGAGGACGTGCTTGATGGCGATGAAAAGCCG ACGTGCTGTCGCTGCCGAGCCAGAAAACGGTGTATAAAGAAGTTCTCCATCCAGAGGTTCCCAAAGATCTTGGTGCTCC ATCTGAAGCGGTTCTCAGAATCCAGGATACGAACCAGCAAGCTCACAGCATTTGTGAATTTCCCACTAAGAGACCTGGACTTGAGGGAATTTGCCTCAGAAAACACCA aCCACGCTGTTTACAACCTGTACGCCGTGTCCAATCACTCCGGAACCACCATGGGCGGCCATTACACAGCCTACTGCCGGAGCCCGGTGACAGGCGAGTGGCACACGTTCAACGACTCCAG CGTCTCCCCCATGTCCTCCAGCCAAGTGCGTACCAGCGACGCCTACCTGCTCTTCTACGAGTTGGCCAGTCCGCCCTCCCGCATGTAG
- the USP2 gene encoding ubiquitin carboxyl-terminal hydrolase 2 isoform X3 — protein sequence MTGIPYPLSYNNSKSAQGLAGLRNLGNTCFMNSILQCLSNTRELRDYCLQRLYLRDLSHSSRAHTALMEEFAKLIQTIWTSSPNDVVSPSEFKTQIQRYAPRFVGYNQQDAQEFLRFLLDGLHNEVNRVTARPKSNTENLDHLPDDEKGRQMWRKYLEREDSRIGDLFVGQLKSSLTCTDCGYCSTVFDPFWDLSLPITKRGYPEVTLMDCMRLFTKEDVLDGDEKPTCCRCRARKRCIKKFSIQRFPKILVLHLKRFSESRIRTSKLTAFVNFPLRDLDLREFASENTNHAVYNLYAVSNHSGTTMGGHYTAYCRSPVTGEWHTFNDSSVSPMSSSQVRTSDAYLLFYELASPPSRM from the exons ATGACAGGCATTCCATACCCGCTTTCCTACAAT AATTCTAAGAGCGCCCAGGGTCTGGCTGGTCTTCGAAACCTTGGGAACACG TGCTTCATGAACTCCATCCTACAGTGCCTGAGCAACACACGGGAGCTGAGAGACTACTGCCTGCAGCGGCTCTACCTGCGGGACCTCAGCCACAGCAGCCGTGCTCACACGGCCCTCATGGAAG AGTTTGCAAAACTAATCCAGACCATATGGACCTCATCCCCCAATGACGTGGTGAGCCCCTCTGAGTTCAAAACCCAGATCCAGAGATACGCACCGCGCTTCGTCGGCTATAA TCAGCAGGATGCTCAGGAGTTTCTTCGCTTCCTTCTGGATGGGCTGCACAATGAGGTGAACCGGGTCACAGCGAGGCCCAAGTCCAACACTGAAAACCTCGACCATCTGCC TGATGATGAGAAAGGGCGCCAGATGTGGAGAAAGTATCTAGAACGGGAAGACAGTCGGATCGGGG ATCTCTTTGTTGGGCAGCTGAAGAGCTCCCTGACGTGCACTGATTGTGGCTACTGTTCTACGGTCTTTGATCCCTTCTGGGACCTCTCTCTGCCCATTACTAAG cGAGGTTATCCTGAGGTGACGTTAATGGACTGCATGAGGCTCTTCACCAAAGAGGACGTGCTTGATGGCGATGAAAAGCCG ACGTGCTGTCGCTGCCGAGCCAGAAAACGGTGTATAAAGAAGTTCTCCATCCAGAGGTTCCCAAAGATCTTGGTGCTCC ATCTGAAGCGGTTCTCAGAATCCAGGATACGAACCAGCAAGCTCACAGCATTTGTGAATTTCCCACTAAGAGACCTGGACTTGAGGGAATTTGCCTCAGAAAACACCA aCCACGCTGTTTACAACCTGTACGCCGTGTCCAATCACTCCGGAACCACCATGGGCGGCCATTACACAGCCTACTGCCGGAGCCCGGTGACAGGCGAGTGGCACACGTTCAACGACTCCAG CGTCTCCCCCATGTCCTCCAGCCAAGTGCGTACCAGCGACGCCTACCTGCTCTTCTACGAGTTGGCCAGTCCGCCCTCCCGCATGTAG